The Chthoniobacterales bacterium genome has a segment encoding these proteins:
- a CDS encoding sigma-70 family RNA polymerase sigma factor, translated as MDSSNDSASEIELIRRIGDGDRASFEEFYDRYSGLIYSTALRVLNDVADAEEVTQEVLFMIWEKAPMYDASRGKPLTWAVTMTRNKAIDRIRSVQRRIRLRDGAGAEMAADTFVHERRPFDEVDSHEQSDRVRSAVLQLKAGQREVIELAYFGGLTQQEIADRLHEPLGTVKARIRRGMMRLRKLIAPGE; from the coding sequence TTGGACTCGAGCAACGACAGCGCATCGGAGATCGAGCTGATTCGACGGATCGGCGACGGCGATCGCGCGAGTTTCGAGGAATTCTACGACCGCTACTCCGGCCTGATTTACTCGACCGCCCTGCGCGTCCTCAACGACGTGGCCGATGCCGAGGAGGTCACCCAGGAAGTCCTGTTCATGATCTGGGAAAAAGCGCCGATGTATGACGCCTCCCGCGGGAAGCCCCTCACCTGGGCCGTAACGATGACGCGGAACAAAGCCATCGACCGCATTCGCTCCGTGCAACGCCGCATCCGCCTGCGCGACGGGGCTGGCGCCGAGATGGCGGCGGATACCTTCGTCCACGAACGCCGCCCCTTCGACGAGGTGGATTCCCACGAGCAGAGCGACCGCGTTCGCTCCGCCGTGCTCCAGCTGAAGGCCGGTCAGCGCGAGGTCATCGAGCTGGCCTATTTCGGCGGCCTCACCCAGCAGGAGATTGCCGATCGACTCCATGAGCCACTCGGCACCGTCAAGGCCCGCATCCGCCGCGGCATGATGCGCCTGCGAAAGTTGATCGCTCCCGGGGAGTGA
- the hemL gene encoding glutamate-1-semialdehyde 2,1-aminomutase produces the protein MPSRSAELFAAAKLRIPGGVNSPVRAFRSVGGDPFFVESAAGCRIRDVDGRELIDYVGTWGPAILGHAPAPVIEAVRTVAGRGLSFGIPNPLEVEMAETICRLVPSVEKVRMVNSGTEATMSCVRLARGFTGRDRIVKFEGCYHGHVDSLLVKAGSGALTHGRPDSAGVPGALAELTITLPFNDLAAVRAAFAEAGREIAAIIVEPVPANAGLYLPEPGFHEGLRALCDESGALLIFDEVMTGFRLAPGGYQELSGIRPDLTAMGKVIGGGLPVGAFGGRADIMDHLSPDGPVYQAGTLSGNPLAMAAGLAQLREMERRDGWAELEKLGAQFEAAVREMIADGPFTFARIGSMFCLYFTAGPVKNLAEAMRADKPAFNRYFHACLEGGVYFAPSQFEAGFLSLAHTEEDIAETARIATAALKSVGS, from the coding sequence ATGCCATCCCGCTCCGCCGAACTCTTCGCCGCCGCCAAACTCCGCATTCCCGGCGGCGTCAATTCCCCCGTGCGCGCCTTTCGCTCCGTCGGCGGCGATCCGTTTTTCGTGGAATCCGCCGCCGGCTGCCGCATCCGCGACGTCGACGGGCGCGAACTCATCGACTATGTCGGCACATGGGGTCCAGCGATCCTCGGCCACGCGCCGGCGCCCGTCATCGAGGCCGTGCGCACCGTCGCCGGCCGCGGCCTGAGCTTCGGGATTCCGAATCCGCTCGAGGTCGAGATGGCCGAGACGATCTGCCGCCTCGTGCCCTCCGTCGAAAAAGTCCGCATGGTGAACAGCGGCACCGAGGCCACGATGAGCTGCGTGCGCCTCGCCCGCGGCTTCACCGGTCGCGACCGCATCGTGAAATTCGAGGGCTGTTACCACGGCCATGTCGACTCTCTCCTCGTGAAGGCCGGCAGCGGCGCGCTCACCCATGGCCGGCCCGACAGCGCGGGCGTGCCCGGCGCGCTCGCCGAGCTCACGATCACCCTCCCCTTCAACGACCTCGCTGCCGTCCGCGCCGCCTTTGCCGAAGCCGGCCGCGAGATCGCCGCAATCATCGTCGAGCCCGTGCCCGCAAACGCCGGCCTTTACCTGCCCGAGCCCGGCTTCCACGAAGGCCTGCGCGCCCTCTGCGACGAATCCGGCGCGCTGCTCATTTTTGACGAGGTCATGACCGGGTTTCGCCTCGCGCCGGGCGGCTACCAGGAACTCAGCGGCATTCGCCCCGACCTCACCGCGATGGGCAAGGTCATCGGCGGCGGTCTGCCGGTCGGCGCGTTCGGCGGACGCGCCGACATCATGGACCACCTCTCGCCCGACGGCCCGGTCTACCAGGCCGGCACCCTCTCCGGGAATCCCCTCGCCATGGCCGCCGGCCTCGCCCAGCTCCGCGAGATGGAACGCCGCGATGGCTGGGCCGAACTCGAGAAACTCGGCGCGCAATTCGAGGCCGCCGTCCGCGAAATGATCGCCGACGGCCCGTTCACCTTTGCGCGCATCGGCTCGATGTTCTGCCTCTACTTCACCGCCGGTCCGGTGAAGAACCTCGCCGAAGCCATGCGGGCCGACAAACCCGCCTTCAATCGCTACTTCCACGCCTGCCTCGAGGGCGGCGTCTATTTCGCGCCGTCGCAATTCGAGGCCGGCTTCCTCTCCCTCGCGCACACCGAGGAAGACATCGCCGAGACCGCCCGCATCGCCACCGCCGCGCTGAAATCGGTTGGCAGCTAG